Proteins from one Natrinema salinisoli genomic window:
- a CDS encoding SDR family oxidoreductase, whose product MSTERPLAGKTAFITGASSGIGEATAEALAVQGADVALIARRESKLESIAERIESETERTALVLPTDVTDSDAVENAVERTVDTFGQLDVLVNNAGIATGSDVTVETMPAEQYRTVMGVNVDGMFFVTQAAIPHLRETSGIAVFVASFAGQYPRPGAPIYAATKWWTRGFAHSLAGSLGAEEIGVTVINPSEVRTEFGKEYRDQVSEDRYEPNEVTEPEAIGDAVAFAAQQEPPNVVSELDLYRRDKFSNF is encoded by the coding sequence ATGAGCACAGAACGGCCCCTAGCGGGAAAAACGGCGTTTATTACGGGTGCGAGTTCCGGTATCGGAGAGGCAACGGCAGAGGCTCTTGCGGTACAGGGCGCGGACGTCGCGTTGATCGCCCGACGGGAGTCGAAACTCGAGTCGATCGCGGAGCGGATCGAATCGGAAACCGAACGCACCGCGCTCGTCCTCCCCACCGACGTCACTGACAGCGACGCAGTAGAGAACGCCGTCGAACGGACCGTCGACACGTTCGGCCAACTCGACGTGCTGGTCAACAACGCGGGAATCGCGACCGGAAGCGATGTGACGGTCGAAACGATGCCTGCCGAGCAGTATCGGACCGTCATGGGGGTGAACGTGGATGGGATGTTTTTCGTCACGCAAGCGGCGATTCCCCACCTCCGCGAGACGTCTGGCATCGCGGTGTTCGTCGCGAGTTTCGCCGGCCAGTACCCCCGGCCGGGAGCGCCGATCTATGCAGCGACGAAGTGGTGGACGCGGGGCTTCGCACACAGCCTGGCGGGATCGCTCGGAGCGGAGGAAATCGGCGTGACCGTGATCAACCCCTCCGAAGTCCGAACGGAGTTCGGAAAGGAATACCGGGACCAGGTTTCCGAAGATCGATACGAACCGAACGAAGTAACCGAGCCGGAGGCGATCGGCGACGCGGTCGCCTTCGCCGCCCAGCAAGAACCGCCGAACGTCGTTTCCGAGTTGGATCTCTACCGGCGCGATAAGTTCTCGAATTTCTAG
- a CDS encoding IclR family transcriptional regulator — MSTETGSDGYVKSDQTVFAIIEAIHRAEEIGVTELATTLDMSKSAVHKHLKTLEKHGYVVNKDGRYRLGLKLLTLGGHLRDQDKFCRAVRSVIDELADESDQMVSFILRDGVHGVFVFIENDRYGLRKPVPLGNRYPIHQNAAGKAILAKLPDETIDRIIAETGLPGETENTITEADELRSDIELIRDQGYATSTGERLEGIQSIAAAIESPDTDQIGAISITGPAEHFTQEHVHNGYAEMVMEATNELELRMRYALE, encoded by the coding sequence ATGTCTACGGAAACGGGATCGGACGGGTACGTGAAATCCGATCAAACGGTGTTCGCCATCATCGAAGCGATTCATCGAGCGGAGGAAATCGGCGTTACGGAGCTCGCAACGACACTCGACATGTCGAAGAGTGCCGTTCACAAGCACCTCAAAACGCTCGAGAAACACGGATACGTCGTCAACAAAGACGGACGCTATCGACTGGGGCTCAAACTGCTCACGCTCGGTGGTCACCTCCGCGATCAGGACAAGTTCTGTCGGGCGGTCCGGTCGGTAATCGACGAACTAGCCGACGAGAGCGATCAAATGGTCTCGTTCATTCTCCGAGACGGCGTCCATGGCGTCTTCGTGTTCATCGAAAACGATCGGTACGGGCTGCGGAAACCGGTACCGCTCGGCAATCGATACCCGATTCACCAGAACGCGGCGGGGAAGGCCATTCTAGCGAAACTCCCCGACGAGACGATCGACCGAATCATCGCGGAGACCGGACTGCCGGGTGAAACGGAGAATACGATCACGGAGGCCGACGAACTCCGCTCGGATATCGAACTGATCCGCGACCAGGGATACGCGACGAGTACCGGGGAACGACTCGAGGGGATTCAGTCGATCGCCGCTGCCATCGAAAGTCCGGATACGGATCAGATCGGGGCGATCAGTATCACCGGGCCTGCTGAACACTTCACGCAAGAACACGTTCACAACGGATACGCCGAAATGGTGATGGAAGCGACAAACGAACTCGAACTCCGCATGCGGTACGCACTCGAGTGA
- a CDS encoding MFS transporter: MGLDKNDRAIASFTMAGHSLVHWFETSIPIFLVVWLAEFDVSVALIGVIVALGYAPFGLGALPGGILADRFGPKRLILLCLAGMSGAFLLLALSTSIYTVAIGLICWGIAASVYHPAGLALISTGVEERGTVFAWHGIAGNAGIALGPFAAATLLFVLDQWQLVAALLAIPGLVAAVYGLQADFDPVAAEDDADVTTDDALSLSEFISNSRVLFASAFAAVFVIVTFEGLFYRGMLTYLPEILHGLPAMDDVTLSAGLEGIEPGDYIYVGLLVIGMGGQYAGGKLTNRVSAERGLMAIFAVLCVLALTFIPVTSMGLLPVIVLCAVLGFFLFAIQPFYQEAVAVHTPANTRGLSYGYTYLGEFGLGAASIAIGGFVLGGFSTAMFFVVLATFALTGMVLSAGLLFTLDRAGWWETSPTGTKSGD, from the coding sequence ATGGGACTTGACAAAAACGACCGGGCGATCGCTAGCTTTACGATGGCAGGCCACTCGCTCGTCCACTGGTTCGAAACGTCGATTCCGATCTTTCTGGTCGTCTGGCTCGCGGAATTCGACGTTTCCGTCGCACTGATCGGAGTCATCGTCGCGCTAGGATACGCCCCGTTCGGGCTCGGCGCGCTGCCCGGCGGAATCCTCGCCGATCGGTTCGGTCCGAAGCGACTCATCTTGCTCTGTCTCGCTGGAATGAGCGGTGCGTTCCTCCTACTCGCGCTCTCGACGTCGATTTACACCGTCGCGATCGGGCTGATCTGCTGGGGGATCGCAGCGAGCGTCTACCACCCTGCAGGACTCGCCCTGATCAGCACCGGCGTCGAGGAGCGAGGCACCGTCTTCGCGTGGCACGGAATCGCCGGCAACGCCGGTATCGCCCTCGGCCCGTTCGCCGCAGCGACGCTCCTGTTCGTTCTCGACCAGTGGCAACTCGTCGCCGCACTTCTCGCGATTCCGGGTCTCGTCGCGGCCGTCTACGGTCTCCAGGCCGACTTCGACCCGGTCGCAGCCGAAGACGACGCCGACGTCACCACGGACGACGCCCTCTCGCTTTCCGAGTTCATCTCCAACTCGCGAGTGCTGTTCGCGAGCGCGTTCGCCGCGGTCTTCGTCATCGTTACATTCGAAGGGCTCTTCTACCGAGGAATGCTCACGTATCTCCCGGAAATTCTCCACGGCCTCCCCGCCATGGACGACGTGACGCTCTCGGCCGGACTCGAAGGGATCGAACCCGGCGATTACATCTACGTCGGCCTGCTCGTCATCGGAATGGGCGGCCAGTACGCCGGTGGCAAACTCACGAATCGCGTGTCCGCCGAACGAGGACTGATGGCGATCTTCGCCGTCCTCTGCGTCCTCGCGCTCACGTTCATTCCGGTTACGTCGATGGGTCTCCTCCCCGTTATCGTTCTCTGTGCCGTGCTCGGCTTCTTCCTCTTCGCGATTCAGCCGTTCTATCAGGAGGCGGTCGCAGTCCATACGCCTGCTAACACGCGCGGCCTCTCCTACGGCTACACCTACCTCGGCGAGTTCGGACTCGGCGCGGCGAGCATCGCGATCGGCGGGTTCGTCCTCGGCGGGTTCTCGACGGCGATGTTCTTCGTCGTCCTCGCGACGTTCGCTCTGACCGGCATGGTGCTCTCGGCCGGCCTCCTGTTCACCCTCGATCGAGCCGGGTGGTGGGAAACGAGTCCGACAGGAACGAAATCCGGGGACTAA